A part of Ptychodera flava strain L36383 chromosome 11, AS_Pfla_20210202, whole genome shotgun sequence genomic DNA contains:
- the LOC139144469 gene encoding uncharacterized protein — translation MMTSGLSTETDTTAAKVAPSAELSTSADGPETTNEETTQNNSTAAKHSSSTNWWVKGLTTFTGTGPGSSKLVIRDTTSYPTEYSQQECSLSFALNDSNPGGHGNLKIRVLHGAKVLFTCREGFRQGYNPAKCDDGKWVPSRLQCEDINECETETSRHICDLRNALCLNIVGSFRCVCNSGFVEETKSGFCVPESRSSSGASVQSHRDKTIFCELEKDEYFDIEWNRTPAEDYTEWMPCPEALGMMKRYCDEHGNWAAPDTTLCTSSTMAELSHANAHEIVQNATINSTLLLDKLLDEFDGDRAIFGGDIIVAKEILAAIAACSQYEDENTTEKDLLQVIKLRSRFVVARFTLRAAMATTTG, via the exons ATGATGACCTCCGGCCTATCGACAGAAACTGATACCACCGCCGCCAAAGTGGCCCCGTCCGCAGAGTTGTCTACGAGTGCGGACGGTCCAGAAACAACAAATGAAGAAACAACCCAGAACAACTCAACTGCGGCAAAGCACAGTTCCTCCACCAACTGGTGGGTGAAGGGACTGACAACGTTCACCGGAACGGGACCAGGCAGCTCGAAATTAGTAATTAGGGACACAACAAGCTATCCGACTGAATACTCGCAACAGGAATGCTCTTTGAGCTTTGCGTTAAATGATTCTAACCCTGGTGGTCATGGCAATTTGAAAATCAGGGTATTGCATGGCGCAAAAGTCTTATTTACCTGCAGAGAAGGGTTTCGGCAGGGTTATAATCCCGCAAAGTGCGATGATGGAAAGTGGGTTCCGTCCAGGCTGCAATGTGAAG ATATCAACGAGTGTGAAACAGAGACGTCAAGACACATCTGTGACCTCCGCAACGCTCTGTGCTTGAATATCGTGGGCAGCTTCAGGTGTGTCTGCAACAGTGGCTTTGTTGAAGAGACCAAATCCGGATTTTGTGTTCCAGAATCTCGTTCGTCTTCAGGCGCCAGTGTACAGTCACATAGAG ATAAGACCATCTTTTGCGAGTTAGAAAAAGATGAATATTTTGATATCGAATGGAACCGAACACCTGCAGAGGATTATACCGAATGGATGCCATGTCCTGAGGCCCTTG GTATGATGAAACGGTACTGCGATGAGCACGGTAATTGGGCGGCTCCGGACACAACCCTGTGTACGAGTTCGACCATGGCAGAACTAAGTCATGCTAACGCTCAT GAAATTGTACAGAACGCCACCATAAACTCTACGCTGTTGCTAGACAAGTTGCTTGACGAATTCGACGGTGACAGAGCGATCTTTGGTGGTGATATTATCGTGGCCAAGGAGATTTTGGCAGCCATCGCTGCTTGTTCACAGTATGAGGATGAAAACACGACTGAAAAGGATCTTCTCCAAGTGATTAAA TTGCGATCGCGCTTCGTCGTCGCAAGGTTTACACTGAGAGCTGCCATGGCAACAACCACGGGATAA